The window AATCAAGATATCCCTATTTTTATCCCCGCGATGCAGCGTGTGCATCAGAACTCCTTGCCCGTCTTTCTACTTCCTAATACGCATTTGCAGATGAAGCATTTAAACTCCTCACCTCAGTTACAAAATTTGTTTTGAAGGCTATAAGGGGTGATGGGTTTGTTGGACAAAGATATGCACTTTCCGGCGAAGAAAAAAGTATTTACAAACAGGAAGACAATAATGCACATGGTATGATTATCCTTTCTCATTAGCACCTCTCATATGGTCGCACGTAGAATATACTAAAACCGATTTGGTTTTCGGTTTTTCTGAAAACCAAATCTTGGTGAAGGTATACTCACTCCGTTTTTTCTCGGATTTTATCCGAAAACCATTATGAAATGAGTATATATGAAGGCTTTACCCTATAAACATGGTCTTTATTTAAATGGGAATACAGAGAAGGGTTCAAACTGTTTTGTATAAGAATGCTTTCTTATACAAAACAGTTAAATGCAGGTTAGAAGAGAAGTTTTTATGAATACATTTCAGTACGGAAATGCTGATTTCTGAAGGGTATAAAAAAGAGAGACGGTCTTATCTTTTTCTTTGTATTACGTAATCGCCTAATTCAAGAAGTGATGTCTTGAAAACTGATTCTGGTATGAAGGATATGTCATCCTGGGCTTTTTTGACCAATTGCCTCGCACTTTCGTAAGCATATTCCATAGCTTCATGCTCTTGTAATAAGTCAACAATAGCGGCCTTTGTAGTATTCCCATTGTTTTGGAAGATCAGTTCACAAACACTTTCTTTACGGTTTGCAGGCAATACATTTACCAGCCTGATTAAGGGAAGTGTTAATTTTCCCGTTTGGAGGTCAGTGTTTAATGTTTTCCCCACCTCTTCTTCCTTTCCCGTGACATCTAAACAGTCGTCTATTATTTGAAATGCTACTCCTAATTTTAAACCGTAGTTTGCGAGTGCCTCCGAGAGTTTTTTGTTTGCACCAGAGAAAATTGCCCCCAATTTGCAACTTGCAGCGCATAAGGCTGCGGTCTTTCGTTCTATGATGTTTAAGTATTCCGATTCTGTTACATCGGGATTGTGACGTTTTAGAAGTTGAACAATTTCCCCCTCGCACAAGATATTTATGGTTTGGGATACGATTAAAGTTGCGATTTGGGAATCCAGGGACGAGAGGATCGTGTAGGCTCTTGAAAAAAGATAGTCGCCAAAGAGGATAGAAATCTCTCTGCCCCATTTTGCGTTAATAGTTTCCACGTGCCTTCTGACGACAGCTTCATCGATAATATCGTCATGGACCAGCGTTGCAGTATGGATGAGCTCTACAACTATTCCCAGGTCAATGTGTTGTCGCACGAACGTACCCGAACACTTGCCTGCAAGCAGTAACAATGCAGGGCGAAACCTCTTCCCCTTAATCTTGCTGATATGAAGAACCAGATCCGCAAGATGTTTGTCCTGAGATGAGATGTCCTTATAAAGACGCTCCTCAGTCTCACGCATCTCTTCCTGTATAGGTGCTAAAATTGCATCAAGTCCCATAAAACAACAACTCCTTAGAAGATGATATATCTTTTGAAATGCATCATATGCGCAACATAGTAACAAGAACCTCAAAAAATGTCAATTACGTTTTGTCTACTGAGGATCAATTTTAGATTTTCTTATATCCCCTTTTTCATTATCATTGGGATATTCATTTTTTGTCTGAAGTATTCAACGATATCACCGAAGGT is drawn from Candidatus Scalindua sp. and contains these coding sequences:
- a CDS encoding polyprenyl synthetase family protein, with translation MGLDAILAPIQEEMRETEERLYKDISSQDKHLADLVLHISKIKGKRFRPALLLLAGKCSGTFVRQHIDLGIVVELIHTATLVHDDIIDEAVVRRHVETINAKWGREISILFGDYLFSRAYTILSSLDSQIATLIVSQTINILCEGEIVQLLKRHNPDVTESEYLNIIERKTAALCAASCKLGAIFSGANKKLSEALANYGLKLGVAFQIIDDCLDVTGKEEEVGKTLNTDLQTGKLTLPLIRLVNVLPANRKESVCELIFQNNGNTTKAAIVDLLQEHEAMEYAYESARQLVKKAQDDISFIPESVFKTSLLELGDYVIQRKR